The following coding sequences lie in one Monomorium pharaonis isolate MP-MQ-018 chromosome 1, ASM1337386v2, whole genome shotgun sequence genomic window:
- the LOC105828924 gene encoding inhibitor of nuclear factor kappa-B kinase subunit epsilon, with protein MSFLRGSVNYVWCTTSVLGKGATGAVFQGVNKNNGEPVAVKTFNQLSHMRPHDVQVREFEVLKKVKHENIVKLLAIEEEQDGRGKVIVMELCTGGSLFNILDDPENTYGLAENEFLLVLEHLSAGMKHLRDNNLVHRDLKPGNIMKFIADDGSTIYKLTDFGAARELQEDQQFVSLYGTEEYLHPDMYERAVLRKPVGKTFGATVDLWSIGVTLYHVATGNLPFRPFGGRRNKETMFYITTKKASGVISGLQTSENGPIEWSRELPQACQLSAGLKKIVTPLLAGLLEVDPQRIWSFERFFCEVTDTLCRKPIHIFNIHRASLIKVFLHPEEKLVALQIHIQDQTEIMPHAQILLLGEIPLTNLVEESTPGKGYPSTSNDKPLMLFSRENNNVVLPVETELPKFPVFANLVSVENDASQAKVACSVGHVCKRRIDKLALCSKLSRDAIDAFSGLLSTELSRVLAKCQHSKEFTKAVEDTVLAIERSETFARHVFRKFGGQTAVEVKSWRKELDVKSKELTSELTPAIVQLHQRYVKEGNLRGEWDNSTRGLWCPWSTKASQRAATLVDRLRDGWQHLLRDRATRSLTYNDEQFHVLERIKVTETGRRLKALLETECAPAITQRSECVADWYKMAQTVFLQTQILDKDIDSYERVLESFSYRLSQESKERNENLLHSLDRLPGKSKTIEKTSVPVQESTKKWRNICDTQEQITMVLYENSLLIDQLDHFVLDDVDDTGYEL; from the exons ATGTCCTTTCTTCGCGGATCCGTTAATTACGTCTGGTGCACGACCAGCGTGCTCGGCAAGGGCGCGACCGGTGCCGTTTTCCAAGGTGTCAACAAGAACAACGGGGAACCGGTCGCAGTGAAAACCTTCAATCAGCTGAGTCACATGCGCCCGCACGACGTGCAGGTGAGGGAGTTCGAGGTGCTGAAGAAGGTCAAGCACGAGAACATCGTCAAGCTGCTGGCGATCGAGGAGGAGCAGGATGGCAGAGGAAAGGTAATCGTCATGGAGCTCTGCACCGGTGGCAGCCTCTTCAACATCCTCGATGATCCGGAGAACACTTATGGCCTCGCGGAGAACGAGTTTCTGCTGGTACTGGAACACCTATCGGCTGGCATGAAGCATCTGCGCGACAATAATCTGGTTCACCGAGATTTGAAACCAG gtaatataatgaaattcaTTGCTGACGACGGCAGTACGATATACAAGCTTACTGATTTCGGAGCCGCTCGGGAATTGCAGGAAGATCAGCAGTTTGTTTCGCTGTATGGCACTGAAGAGTACCTGCATCCAGATATGTACGAGCGCGCGGTCCTAAGGAAACCTGTCGGCAAGACTTTCGGCGCGACCGTCGATTTGTGGTCCATAGGCGTGACTCTCTATCACGTCGCAACAGGTAATTTGCCGTTCAGGCCGTTCGGCGGGCGGAGGAATAAAGAAACGATGTTCTACATCACCACGAAGAAAGCGTCGGGCGTGATATCCGGGCTACAGACTTCGGAGAACGGACCGATCGAGTGGAGCAGAGAGCTGCCGCAGGCCTGCCAGCTGAGCGCAGGTTTGAAGAAGATAGTGACTCCGCTATTGGCCGGTTTACTGGAAGTGGATCCACAAAGAATCTGGAGCTTTGAGCGATTCTTTTGCGAGGTCACAGACACGCTTTGCAGAAAGCCTATTCACATATTCAACATTCATAGAGCCAGTTTGATCAAGGTCTTCTTACATCCGGAAGAGAAATTAGTCGCTTTGCAGATACATATTCAGGATCAGACCGAGATCATGCCACACGCGCAGATTTTACTTCTCGGGGAAATTCCACTCACGAACCTTGTAGAAGAATCTACGCCAGGCAAAGGATATCCCAGTACGAGTAACGACAAACCGTTGATGCTATTCTCACGAGAGAATAATAACGTCGTGTTACCGGTAGAGACCGAATTGCCCAAATTTCCCGTTTTTGCGAATCTTGTTTCCGTGGAGAATGACGCGAGTCAGGCCAAAGTCGCGTGTTCTGTAGGACATGTCTGTAAACGTAGAATCGACAAACTGGCCTTGTGCAGCAAACTATCGCGAGACGCCATAGACGCGTTCAGTGGCCTTCTATCCACAGAGCTTTCTCGAGTACTGGCCAAATGTCAGCACTCGAAGGAATTCACAAAGGCGGTGGAGGATACTGTACTGGCGATAGAGAGAAGCGAGACTTTCGCCAGGCATGTATTCCGAAAGTTTGGTGGTCAGACTGCAGTGGAGGTGAAAAGCTGGCGGAAAGAATTGGACGTGAAGAGTAAAGAGCTCACGAGTGAATTGACTCCAGCAATAGTGCAACTTCATCAAAG aTATGTAAAAGAGGGAAATTTACGTGGAGAGTGGGACAACAGCACCCGCGGTTTGTGGTGCCCGTGGTCCACGAAAGCGAGCCAGAGAGCAGCGACGTTAGTCGATCGTTTGAGGGACGGGTGGCAACATTTGCTGAGAGACAGAGCCACTCGTAGTCTCACTTACAATGACGAACAATTCCACGTTCTTGAACGCATTAAG GTCACAGAAACGGGACGTCGATTGAAAGCGCTTCTCGAAACAGAGTGCGCACCGGCGATAACGCAGCGATCCGAATGCGTCGCCGATTGGTACAAAATGGCACAAACGGTGTTCCTGCAGACTCAGATATTGGACAAGGATATAGACAGTTACGAACGCGTACTAGAATCGTTCTCATATCGTTTGTCACAGGAGAGCAAGGAGCGTAACGAGAATCTCTTGCACTCGCTGGACAGGCTTCCCGGTAAATCGAAGACAATTGAAAAAACGAGTGTGCCAGTACAGGAAAGCACGAAAAAATGGCGCAACATCTGCGACACGCAGGAACAAATCACAATGGTTCTTTACGAAAATAGTCTGCTTATAGACCAACTTGATCATTTTGTTCTTGATGATGTAGATGATACAGGATATGAACTTTAA
- the LOC105828923 gene encoding ubiquitin carboxyl-terminal hydrolase 5 isoform X1 — protein sequence MESIKLVELTKHLDKINIPRAGDRIYKDECVYSFDTPDTATGLYVSLTTFIGLGREHVARYYENTGNSVYLHIKRTKKEIPSEEQGDGPEKKITRLAIGTVGGFMPDQQKYVYEETYQIVILPDFLTIPYPTSDLPEKVEHAIKTMLQMEGAWAVAQVEAVANMWDGEVRAESKHAANLKQLDNGKKIPPNGWKCEKCDLTQNLWLNLTDGSVLCGRKFYDGSGGNGHAEEHYRATGYPLAVKLGTITKGGKADVFSYDEDDMVDDPNLAVHLSHWGINIAQMEKTDKSMIELELDLNQKFGEWVSLQEAASKLTPLYGPGYIGLTNLGNSCYLNSIMQMLFIIPDFVKRYVERASTIFASNYNDPALDLNVQMAKLGVGLLSGKYSDQPSKSEDESRQGIPPRMFKVLIGRGHADFFSNRQQDAQEFLLYLINLLSRSNRHEVCPTECFKFKVEERYQCGKSNKVKYTNRPEYILPLPIPLEAAVNKDEVAAYEAQKKEAEAKGQKLDSSTLVRPRIKLSSCLESFSRTEIVEQFYSSALNEKTIAHKTTRLASFPDYLLIHLKKFTVKEDWTPIKLDVAVEMPDTVDLSFLRGNGLQSGEELLPDGVTPPSPVYDAVLLKELIDIGFPPNACKRALYFTENRSLQAATNWVMEHIADSDFDDPFVPPGVDAKFAKDKFVPDQAALEMVMGMGFTREQATKALKATNNNLERAADWIFSHQPELDAPETDSNPAPAKDSFRDGSSRYKLVGFISHMGTSTMVGHYVCHLLKEDRWVIFNDEKVALSENPPKELGYIYMYQRID from the exons ATGGAGTCGATAAAGTTGGTGGAATTAACAAAACACCTGGATAAGATCAATATTCCGCGTGCCGGCGACAGGATATACAAGGACGAGTGCGTTTACTCCTTCGATACGCCA GATACGGCTACCGGTCTCTACGTCAGCCTCACCACTTTCATAGGCCTCGGACGGGAGCATGTCGCCCGGTATTACGAGAATACCGGCAATTCCGTTTACCTTCACATTAAACGTACTAAGAAGGAG ATTCCATCTGAGGAACAGGGAGATGGGCCTGAAAAGAAAATCACACGGCTGGCAATAGGAACAGTCGGTGGATTCATGCCTGATCAGCAGAAGTACGTCTATGAGGAGACCTACCAAATAGTCATTCTACCTGATTTTCTTACTATTCCCTATCCCACAAGTGATTTGCCAGAAAAG GTGGAACATGCAATTAAGACTATGTTACAAATGGAGGGTGCATGGGCAGTGGCACAAGTAGAAGCTGTAGCCAATATGTGGGATGGAGAAGTCAGAGCAGAATCAaa ACACGCCGCGAATTTGAAGCAACTTGACAACGGTAAGAAAATCCCACCGAATGGTTGGAAGTGTGAGAAATGTGATCTCACGCAGAATCTCTGGCTCAATCTGACCGATGGCAGCGTGCTCTGCGGCCGTAAATTCTATGATGGAAGCGGCGGCAATGGCCACGCAGAAGAGCATTATCGCGCAACCGGTTATCCTCTGGCCGTGAAGCTAGGTACGATCACGAAGGGCGGCAAGGCCGACGTGTTCTCGTACGACGAGGACGACATGGTGGACGATCCGAATTTAGCAGTGCATCTGTCGCATTGGGGTATTAATATCGCACAAATGGAGAAAACCGACAAGTCGATGATCGAACTGGAGTTAGATTTGAATCAAAAGTTCGGCGAGTGGGTGTCCCTTCAGGAAGCGGCCAGCAAATTGACACCTTTATATGGTCCTGGCTATATCGGGCTAACCAATTTGGGGAATTCCTGTTATCTGAACAGCATTATGCAAATGCTGTTCATTATTCCTGATTTCGTCAAAAG ATACGTGGAAAGAGCGTCAACAATATTTGCCAGTAATTACAATGACCCGGCGTTGGATCTTAATGTTCAAAT GGCGAAATTGGGTGTCGGCTTACTCTCTGGCAAATACTCGGATCAACCGAGCAAATCGGAGGACGAATCGCGGCAAGGTATTCCACCGCGGATGTTCAAGGTCTTAATTGGTCGCGGACATGCCGATTTTTTCTCGAATCGGCAACAAGACGCTCAGGAATTCCTCCTTTACCTAATTAATTTACTcagt cGGAGCAATCGACACGAGGTATGCCCCACGGAatgctttaaatttaaagttgaaGAGAGATACCAGTGTGGCAAGTCCAACAAAGTTAAGTACACCAATCGACCGGAGTATATCCTGCCACTTCCAATACCGTTGGAAGCAGCGGTAAATAAG GACGAGGTAGCTGCATATGAAGCTCAGAAGAAGGAAGCTGAAGCGAAAGGACAGAAGTTAGATTCCAGTACTCTTGTGAGACCTCGTATAAAATTGTCGTCATGTCTCGAAAGTTTTAGTCGCACGGAAATTGTGGAACAATTTTACAGTTCGGCATTAAACGAGAAGACGATAGCACACAA AACTACCAGATTAGCCAGCTTCCCAGATTACTTGCTGATTCATCTGAAAAAATTCACGGTGAAGGAAGACTGGACGCCTATCAAGCTGGACGTAGCAGTTGAGATGCCGGACACAGTAGATCTGAGCTTCCTACGCGGCAACGGTTTGCAATCCGGCGAGGAACTATTGCCGGACGGTGTAACACCGCCATCGCCCGTCTATGACGCGGTTCTCCTAAAGGAACTGATAGACATAGGTTTTCCACCAAACGCATGCAAGCGAGCTCTGTACTTCACAGAAAATCGTAGCCTTCAAGCTGCTACCAATTGGGTGATGGAGCACATCGCGGATTCCGATTTCGACGATCCATTTGTGCCACCTGGAGTCGACGCTAAGTTTG ccAAGGATAAATTTGTGCCGGATCAAGCTGCTTTGGAGATGGTAATGGGGATGGGCTTTACGCGGGAGCAAGCGACAAAAGCACTTAAAGCTACCAACAATAATTTAGAACGTGCAGCTGATTGGATTTTCAGTCACCAACCCGAACTTGACGCTCCTGAAACGGACAGTAACCCGGCGCCAGCAAAGGATTCATTTAGAGATGGAAGCAGTC GGTATAAACTGGTAGGTTTTATATCACATATGGGCACATCAACAATGGTAGGCCATTACGTTTGTCATTTACTGAAGGAAGATCGATGGGTGATATTTAACGATGAAAAA GTGGCTTTATCGGAAAACCCGCCGAAAGAGTTAGGATACATTTACATGTATCAACGGATTGACTAG
- the LOC105828923 gene encoding ubiquitin carboxyl-terminal hydrolase 5 isoform X2: MPDQQKYVYEETYQIVILPDFLTIPYPTSDLPEKVEHAIKTMLQMEGAWAVAQVEAVANMWDGEVRAESKHAANLKQLDNGKKIPPNGWKCEKCDLTQNLWLNLTDGSVLCGRKFYDGSGGNGHAEEHYRATGYPLAVKLGTITKGGKADVFSYDEDDMVDDPNLAVHLSHWGINIAQMEKTDKSMIELELDLNQKFGEWVSLQEAASKLTPLYGPGYIGLTNLGNSCYLNSIMQMLFIIPDFVKRYVERASTIFASNYNDPALDLNVQMAKLGVGLLSGKYSDQPSKSEDESRQGIPPRMFKVLIGRGHADFFSNRQQDAQEFLLYLINLLSRSNRHEVCPTECFKFKVEERYQCGKSNKVKYTNRPEYILPLPIPLEAAVNKDEVAAYEAQKKEAEAKGQKLDSSTLVRPRIKLSSCLESFSRTEIVEQFYSSALNEKTIAHKTTRLASFPDYLLIHLKKFTVKEDWTPIKLDVAVEMPDTVDLSFLRGNGLQSGEELLPDGVTPPSPVYDAVLLKELIDIGFPPNACKRALYFTENRSLQAATNWVMEHIADSDFDDPFVPPGVDAKFAKDKFVPDQAALEMVMGMGFTREQATKALKATNNNLERAADWIFSHQPELDAPETDSNPAPAKDSFRDGSSRYKLVGFISHMGTSTMVGHYVCHLLKEDRWVIFNDEKVALSENPPKELGYIYMYQRID; the protein is encoded by the exons ATGCCTGATCAGCAGAAGTACGTCTATGAGGAGACCTACCAAATAGTCATTCTACCTGATTTTCTTACTATTCCCTATCCCACAAGTGATTTGCCAGAAAAG GTGGAACATGCAATTAAGACTATGTTACAAATGGAGGGTGCATGGGCAGTGGCACAAGTAGAAGCTGTAGCCAATATGTGGGATGGAGAAGTCAGAGCAGAATCAaa ACACGCCGCGAATTTGAAGCAACTTGACAACGGTAAGAAAATCCCACCGAATGGTTGGAAGTGTGAGAAATGTGATCTCACGCAGAATCTCTGGCTCAATCTGACCGATGGCAGCGTGCTCTGCGGCCGTAAATTCTATGATGGAAGCGGCGGCAATGGCCACGCAGAAGAGCATTATCGCGCAACCGGTTATCCTCTGGCCGTGAAGCTAGGTACGATCACGAAGGGCGGCAAGGCCGACGTGTTCTCGTACGACGAGGACGACATGGTGGACGATCCGAATTTAGCAGTGCATCTGTCGCATTGGGGTATTAATATCGCACAAATGGAGAAAACCGACAAGTCGATGATCGAACTGGAGTTAGATTTGAATCAAAAGTTCGGCGAGTGGGTGTCCCTTCAGGAAGCGGCCAGCAAATTGACACCTTTATATGGTCCTGGCTATATCGGGCTAACCAATTTGGGGAATTCCTGTTATCTGAACAGCATTATGCAAATGCTGTTCATTATTCCTGATTTCGTCAAAAG ATACGTGGAAAGAGCGTCAACAATATTTGCCAGTAATTACAATGACCCGGCGTTGGATCTTAATGTTCAAAT GGCGAAATTGGGTGTCGGCTTACTCTCTGGCAAATACTCGGATCAACCGAGCAAATCGGAGGACGAATCGCGGCAAGGTATTCCACCGCGGATGTTCAAGGTCTTAATTGGTCGCGGACATGCCGATTTTTTCTCGAATCGGCAACAAGACGCTCAGGAATTCCTCCTTTACCTAATTAATTTACTcagt cGGAGCAATCGACACGAGGTATGCCCCACGGAatgctttaaatttaaagttgaaGAGAGATACCAGTGTGGCAAGTCCAACAAAGTTAAGTACACCAATCGACCGGAGTATATCCTGCCACTTCCAATACCGTTGGAAGCAGCGGTAAATAAG GACGAGGTAGCTGCATATGAAGCTCAGAAGAAGGAAGCTGAAGCGAAAGGACAGAAGTTAGATTCCAGTACTCTTGTGAGACCTCGTATAAAATTGTCGTCATGTCTCGAAAGTTTTAGTCGCACGGAAATTGTGGAACAATTTTACAGTTCGGCATTAAACGAGAAGACGATAGCACACAA AACTACCAGATTAGCCAGCTTCCCAGATTACTTGCTGATTCATCTGAAAAAATTCACGGTGAAGGAAGACTGGACGCCTATCAAGCTGGACGTAGCAGTTGAGATGCCGGACACAGTAGATCTGAGCTTCCTACGCGGCAACGGTTTGCAATCCGGCGAGGAACTATTGCCGGACGGTGTAACACCGCCATCGCCCGTCTATGACGCGGTTCTCCTAAAGGAACTGATAGACATAGGTTTTCCACCAAACGCATGCAAGCGAGCTCTGTACTTCACAGAAAATCGTAGCCTTCAAGCTGCTACCAATTGGGTGATGGAGCACATCGCGGATTCCGATTTCGACGATCCATTTGTGCCACCTGGAGTCGACGCTAAGTTTG ccAAGGATAAATTTGTGCCGGATCAAGCTGCTTTGGAGATGGTAATGGGGATGGGCTTTACGCGGGAGCAAGCGACAAAAGCACTTAAAGCTACCAACAATAATTTAGAACGTGCAGCTGATTGGATTTTCAGTCACCAACCCGAACTTGACGCTCCTGAAACGGACAGTAACCCGGCGCCAGCAAAGGATTCATTTAGAGATGGAAGCAGTC GGTATAAACTGGTAGGTTTTATATCACATATGGGCACATCAACAATGGTAGGCCATTACGTTTGTCATTTACTGAAGGAAGATCGATGGGTGATATTTAACGATGAAAAA GTGGCTTTATCGGAAAACCCGCCGAAAGAGTTAGGATACATTTACATGTATCAACGGATTGACTAG